CGAGCACCTTGGCGCGCAGCTTCTGGCCGTCCGTGAAGATGACGGTGATCTCGTTGGCGTCGGCGATGACGTGGTTGTTGGTGATGATGATCCCCTTGGGATCGACCACGAAGCCCGAGCCGAGCGAGTTCGATTGGCGCTCGCCGTGATGCGGCGCGTCGTCGCCGTGACGCTTCTTGAAGAACTCGTCGAAGAGGTCGTCGAACGGCGTGCCCTGCTGGCCCGGCGCACTCTGCGGGCCGTCGGAATCGTCGTTGCTCGCCTGCTTCTTGTCCTCGACCGTCTGGGTCGCCGAGATGTTGACGACGGCATCGCTCACGGCGGCCGCTTCGTCGGCCAGCGAGTCCGGCCCGCGCGCGGCAGCAGGCGTCGCGATCGCAAGACCGAGGCCGCTCGCGATGAGCGCGATTCGCGCCAGGCCGGCGAGCGAAAGGGGAGTCATGGGCGAGCCCATCCTGTTCGATACTCCTAACGGGTCCAACGCGGCGCGTCGGCGACCAAGTTCAGGCGAACTCCATCTGCCGCGCAAGTCAATTTGGTGGCGTGCGCTCGACCGCCGCAAGCAGCCGGGCGCGGGCGCCGCTTGTGCGCGCTTTAAATTGCCCGCAATCGAAAGTGGCGCGGCCGAAGAAAACGTCTAAATCTTCCTGATGTCAGCCTCGCCGGCCCTCGCCCTAAGCAAGCAGCTCTGCTTTGCGGTGTATTCCACCTCCCACGCGTTCACGCGCGCGTACAGAGCGCTGCTCGACCCGCTTGGGCTGACCTATCCGCAATATCTGGTGCTGCTCGTGCTGTGGGAGACCGACGGCCTGCGGGTGAAGGAGATCGGCGCGAAGCTCTTTCTCGATTCCGGCACCTTGACCCCGTTGCTGAAGCGCCTCGAGAGCCTCGGCTACGTGCGGCGCGTGCGCGATCCCTCCGACGAGCGGCAGGTCACGATCCTGCTCACGCCGGCGGGACAGGCGCTCGAGCGCAAGGCCGCCACCGTGCCCGAGGACATGTCCTGCATGGCGCAGATCGAGGAAGCCGAGATGGTCGCGCTCATCGAGCGGCTGAACCGGCTGCGCGGCTCGCTCCAAGGGGCCTGCGGCGAGGCGCTGGAGCCTGCATGAGCGTCACAGCGGCGATCCTCGTCATCGGCGACGAGATTCTCTCCGGGCGCACCAAGGACAAGAACATCGGCGTCATCGCCGATCGGTGCACCGAGCTCGGCATCGACCTGCGCGAGGTCCGCATCGTCCCCGACGAGCTCGACGAGATCGTCGCCGCCGTCAAAGCCCTCAAGGCGCGCTACACCTATCTCTTCACGACGGGCGGCATCGGCCCGACGCACGACGACATCACGGCCGACGCTGTTGCGGCGGCGTTCGGCGTCGGCATCTCCGAGGACCCGCGGGCGATCGCGCTCCTGCTCGAGCGCATCAAGCCGGAGGATCTGAACGAGGCGCGCCGCCGCATGGCCCGCATCCCGCACGGCGCCGAGCTCGTCGAGAACGAGGTGTCGAAGGCTCCGGGCTTCTGGATCGGCAACGTCATCGTGATGGCCGGCGTGCCGGCGATCATGAAGATGATGCTCGAGGCGGTGACGCCGAAGCTGAAGGTCGGCAGCCGCACGGTGTCGAAGTCGGTCGCCGCCGGCCGCCTGCCCGAGGGCACCTACGCCGCCGCGCTGACGGCGATCGCCGCCGCGCATCCCTCGGTGTCGATCGGGTCGTATCCGAGCATCCGCGATGGGCAGTTCCACAACGAGATCGTCGTGCGCGGCAAGGACGCCGACGAGGTCGACGATGTCGCCTCGCGCGTCGAGACGATGGTGCGCGGCTTCGAGGCGGGGTGATGGAGCAGAACCGCGCCTTCCCGGTCTCCTGGGACCAGTTCCACCGCGACTGTCGGGCGCTCGCGTGGCGGCTCAGCGCGCTGGGGCCGTTCTCGGCGATGGTGACGGTGACGCGCGGCGGCCTCGTGCCGGCGGCGATCGTCGCGCGCGAGCTGTCGATCCGCGTCATCGAGACGGTATCGATCTCGAGCTACCACGGCGAGGCCGGCGCCAACGAGGCCACCCAGGGCGCGGCGACGATCCTCAAGGGCATGGCCGCGGAGATTTCGGCCGGCGGCGGCGAGGGCATCCTCATCGTCGACGATCTCGTCGACACGGGACAGACCGCGCGCGTGATGCGCGACCTGCTGCCGAAGGCGCACCTCGCCACGGTCTATGCGAAACCGGCGGGCCGGCCGCTCGTCGACACCTTCGTCACCGAGGTGTCGCAGGATACCTGGATCTACTTTCCGTGGGATCTCGGGCTCAGCTTCCAGTCGCCGATCGGCGGCGGCAAGGCGTAGATCTTCTCGGCAGTTGGCTGGGCGCAAATCGATCGCGCCCGATGGACTTCCATCGCTGCCGCGCCATCTCATAAGCCCACAACAACGACAGCGGGAGAATGCATATGACGCGCGCAGGTTGGATCGCGGCGGCGAGCCTTTTGGCGATGACGGTGGCCGCGCAGGCGGCGCCGGAGCGGATCCGCGGCACCGTCGAGTCTGTCAGCGACAGCGCCATCACGGTGAAGACCGCGGACGGCACCAAGGAGCTGGCGCTCGCCGGCGACACCAAGTTCGTGTGGGTCGTCCCCTCGAGCCTCGACGAGGTGAAGGACGGCAAGTTCATCGGCACCGCGACCAAGGGCGAGAACCCGCCGAAGGCGGTCGAGGTGGTGGTCTTCCCGGCTTCGATGAACGGCACGGCCGAGGGCCATTACGCGTGGGACGCGATCGAGGACAAGACCGGCGGCGACAAGCTGACCAAGACGAAGATGACCAACGGCACGATCAAGTCGACCGGCGCGCCGCTGACGAAGACCAAGATGACCAACGGCACGATCAAGTCGTCGTCGGGCACGGGCGGCGACAAGATGATCGACGTCACCTACGACAACGGGCAGGAGCTGAAGATCGCCGTGCCGTCGTCGGCGCCGATCGTCGCCTTCGATCCCGCCGACAAGTCGATCGTCACGAAGGGCGCCACCGTGTTCGCCGTCGCCGCGCCGACCGGCGGCAAGCTCGACGCGAAGCTCGTAGCCGTCGGCAAGGGCGACACCAAGCCGCCGATGTGATCGGCGGCTAGCTCATCGCCTTTCGCGGCTCGTAGGGCTGCGTCTCCGCGAGCTTCCTGGCGAGATCTGCGAGGCTCGCGGAATCATCGGGCAGCACGATGCGCAGCGCCACGAGCAGGTCGCCGCGCGTCTTCGCCGGCGTCAGCAGGCCCTTGCCGCGCAGGCGCAGGGTGCGGCCGCCGTTGGTGCCGGGCGGTATCGACATCTCGACCTGGCCTTCGAGCGTCGGCACCTGCACCTTCGCGCCGAGCACCGCCTCGTAGAGGGTGATCGGCAGGTCGAGGCGGAGGTCCGCGCCGTCGGCGCGGAAATGCGGGTGGCGGGCGATCGTCACAGTGACGATCGCATCGCCCGCCGGCGCGCCGTTCACGCCCGGCTGGCCTTGCGCCTTCAGCCTTATCGACTTGCCGTCCTCGATGCCTGGCGGCACGGACACCTCGAGCGTGCGCCCGGTCGGCAAGCTGACCCGCTTCGTTGCGCCATGCACGCTCTCGGCGAGCGTGATGGTGGTCGCCGCCTGCACGTCCTCGCCGCGGACCGCCGTGCGCTGCTGGCCGAAGCCGCCGGCGCGGCCGCGCGGTGCGGCGCCGCCGAAGAGATCGGCGAAGATGTCGGCGGCATCGAAGCCGCCGGCGCGGCCACCGCGCGCGCCGCCGAAGTTGAACTCGAAATTGTCGAAGCCGCCGCGCCCGCCGGCGCCGCCCGAGAAGCCCTCGAAGCCGCCCTGGAAGCGCGGCTTGCCTTCGGCGTCGATCTCGCCGCGGTCGAACTGGCCGCGGCGCTTCTCGTCGCCCAAGATCTCGTAGGCCGCGCCGACCTCGGCGAAGCGATCCTTCGCCTTGGGGTCGGTGCTCTGGTCGGGATGGTACTTCTTGGCGAGGCGCCGGAACGCCTTCTTGATGTCGTCCTGGCCGGCGCCTTTGGCGACGCCGAGAACGGTGTAGGGATCGCGCATGTGTCCTTAAGAGCCCAAGCGAACGGCCGCCCGAAGCGCGGCCGTGATGTCTCGTTCATCATGTGGGTAGCCGCCCGCCCGGCGCAAGCGCGGCCGGGGCGCCTGCCGCAATTGGCGGATTGGGCAGACAAGC
This Beijerinckiaceae bacterium RH AL1 DNA region includes the following protein-coding sequences:
- a CDS encoding hypothetical protein (ID:RHAL1_00703;~conserved exported protein of unknown function;~source:Prodigal:2.6); amino-acid sequence: MTRAGWIAAASLLAMTVAAQAAPERIRGTVESVSDSAITVKTADGTKELALAGDTKFVWVVPSSLDEVKDGKFIGTATKGENPPKAVEVVVFPASMNGTAEGHYAWDAIEDKTGGDKLTKTKMTNGTIKSTGAPLTKTKMTNGTIKSSSGTGGDKMIDVTYDNGQELKIAVPSSAPIVAFDPADKSIVTKGATVFAVAAPTGGKLDAKLVAVGKGDTKPPM
- a CDS encoding Competence/damage-inducible protein A (ID:RHAL1_00701;~source:Prodigal:2.6), which translates into the protein MSVTAAILVIGDEILSGRTKDKNIGVIADRCTELGIDLREVRIVPDELDEIVAAVKALKARYTYLFTTGGIGPTHDDITADAVAAAFGVGISEDPRAIALLLERIKPEDLNEARRRMARIPHGAELVENEVSKAPGFWIGNVIVMAGVPAIMKMMLEAVTPKLKVGSRTVSKSVAAGRLPEGTYAAALTAIAAAHPSVSIGSYPSIRDGQFHNEIVVRGKDADEVDDVASRVETMVRGFEAG
- the gpt gene encoding Xanthine phosphoribosyltransferase (ID:RHAL1_00702;~source:Prodigal:2.6) yields the protein MEQNRAFPVSWDQFHRDCRALAWRLSALGPFSAMVTVTRGGLVPAAIVARELSIRVIETVSISSYHGEAGANEATQGAATILKGMAAEISAGGGEGILIVDDLVDTGQTARVMRDLLPKAHLATVYAKPAGRPLVDTFVTEVSQDTWIYFPWDLGLSFQSPIGGGKA
- a CDS encoding MarR family transcriptional regulator (ID:RHAL1_00700;~source:Prodigal:2.6), with translation MSASPALALSKQLCFAVYSTSHAFTRAYRALLDPLGLTYPQYLVLLVLWETDGLRVKEIGAKLFLDSGTLTPLLKRLESLGYVRRVRDPSDERQVTILLTPAGQALERKAATVPEDMSCMAQIEEAEMVALIERLNRLRGSLQGACGEALEPA
- a CDS encoding Chaperone DnaJ domain protein (ID:RHAL1_00704;~source:Prodigal:2.6), which encodes MRDPYTVLGVAKGAGQDDIKKAFRRLAKKYHPDQSTDPKAKDRFAEVGAAYEILGDEKRRGQFDRGEIDAEGKPRFQGGFEGFSGGAGGRGGFDNFEFNFGGARGGRAGGFDAADIFADLFGGAAPRGRAGGFGQQRTAVRGEDVQAATTITLAESVHGATKRVSLPTGRTLEVSVPPGIEDGKSIRLKAQGQPGVNGAPAGDAIVTVTIARHPHFRADGADLRLDLPITLYEAVLGAKVQVPTLEGQVEMSIPPGTNGGRTLRLRGKGLLTPAKTRGDLLVALRIVLPDDSASLADLARKLAETQPYEPRKAMS